In Salmo salar chromosome ssa15, Ssal_v3.1, whole genome shotgun sequence, one genomic interval encodes:
- the LOC106572999 gene encoding potassium voltage-gated channel subfamily A member 3, with the protein MDDHLSLLQSPPPSITKTHQDHPDLRDRDTLVNHGYTETDVDVMTVVACGGDNMLEELVTLPGHHSLDRYERNQPDHECCERVVVNISGLRFETQLKTLSQFPETLLGDPKKRMRYFDPLRNEYFFDRNRPSFDAILYYYQSGGRIRRPVNVPIDIFSEEIRFYELGEEAMEKFREDEGFIKEEERPLPDNELQRQVWLLFEYPESSGPARGIAIVSVLVILISIVIFCLETLPEFRDDHKEPVPVATVNGTGPYFSSPFSDPFFVVETLCIIWFSFELLVRFFACPSKATFSRNIMNIIDIVAIIPYFITLGTELAEQQGNGQQAMSLAILRVIRLVRVFRIFKLSRHSKGLQILGQTLKASMRELGLLIFFLFIGVILFSSAVYFAEADDPDSSFSSIPDAFWWAVVTMTTVGYGDMHPITIGGKIVGSLCAIAGVLTIALPVPVIVSNFNYFYHRETEGEEQAQYLHVGSCQPLAAETEEEEEEEEEEEEDGEMRKRSSSTSPSKSEYLVIEENRELNSSAFKRQQNFPTATTATTTTTVTQNNTVNSVSINKKIFTDV; encoded by the exons ATGGACGaccacctcagtctccttcaatcCCCGCCGCCTTCCATTACCAAAACCCACCAGGACCACCCCGACCTCCGAGACCGCGACACCCTCGTAAACCACGGATACACCGAGACAGACGTCGACGTGATGACGGTGGTGGCGTGCGGCGGAGACAACATGTTGGAGGAGTTGGTGACTCTACCAGGTCACCACTCTCTGGACCGGTATGAACGGAACCAACCGGACCACGAGTGCTGCGAGCGCGTAGTCGTCAACATCTCCGGGTTGCGCTTCGAGACGCAGCTCAAGACCCTCTCCCAGTTCCCTGAGACCCTGCTGGGGGACCCCAAGAAGAGAATGAG GTACTTTGACCCTCTGAGGAACGAGTATTTCTTTGACAGGAACCGGCCCAGTTTCGACGCCATCCTCTACTACTACCAGTCGGGCGGGCGTATCAGAAGACCCGTCAACGTGCCCATAGACATCTTCTCTGAGGAGATCCGTTTCTACGAGCTGGGAGAGGAGGCCATGGAGAAGTTCAGAGAAGATGAGGGTTTTATTAAGGAAGAGGAGAGACCACTACCTGACAATGAGCTGCAGAGGCAG GTGTGGTTGCTGTTTGAGTACCCTGAGAGCAGTGGTCCTGCGCGGGGGATAGCCATCGTCTCCGTCCTCGTCATCCTCATCTCCATCGTCATCTTCTGCCTGGAGACATTACCGGAGTTCAGGGACGACCACAAGGAGCCAGTCCCGGTGGCTACCGTTAACGGCACCGGGCCGTACTTCTCCTCTCCGTTCTCCGACCCGTTCTTCGTGGTAGAGACGCTGTGCATCATCTGGTTCTCCTTTGAGCTGCTGGTCCGGTTCTTCGCTTGTCCCTCCAAGGCCACCTTCTCTAGGAACATCATGAACATTATAGATATCGTGGCCATAATACCGTATTTTATAACGCTGGGCACGGAGCTGGCGGAGCAGCAGGGGAACGGGCAGCAGGCCATGTCTCTCGCCATCCTCAGGGTCATCAGGCTGGTCAGGGTGTTCAGGATCTTCAAGCTGTCCAGACACTCCAAG GGGCTCCAGATCCTGGGCCAGACACTGAAGGCCAGCATGCGGGAGCTGGGCCTGCTCATCTTCTTCCTCTTCATCGGAGTCATCCTCTTCTCCAGCGCCGTCTACTTCGCCGAGGCCGACGACCCAGACTCCAGCTTTAGCTCCATCCCTGATGCCTTCTGGTGGGCCGTGGTCACCATGACTACCGTCGGCTACGGCGACATGCACCCGATAACCATCGGCGGGAAAATCGTCGGATCGCTCTGCGCCATCGCCGGCGTGCTGACCATCGCCTTGCCCGTCCCCGTCATCGTGTCCAACTTCAACTACTTCTACCACCGGGAGACGGAAGGCGAGGAGCAAGCGCAGTACCTCCACGTGGGCAGCTGTCAGCCGCTGGCGGCcgagacggaggaggaggaggaggaggaggaggaggaggaggaggatggtgagatGAGAAAGAGGAGTAGCTCTACATCGCCGAGTAAGAGTGAGTACCTGGTGATCGAGGAAAACAGAGAACTGAACAGCAGCGCCTTCAAACGGCAGCAGAACTTCCCCACGGCAACCACCGCTACCACGACGACGACCGTGACACAAAACAACACGGTGAACAGCGTCAGCATCAACAAGAAGATATTCACTGACGTGTAG